The DNA segment GATGCTGCCGATTGTTGACAAACCGATGGTACAGTACATTGTTGACGAAATTGTTGCTGCTGGGATCAAAGAAATCGTTCTGGTCACTCACGCTTCCAAAAATGCGGTAGAGAACCACTTCGACACCTCCTACGAATTAGAGTCACTTCTGGAGCAACGCGTGAAACGTCAGTTGCTGGCGGAAGTGCAGTCCATTTGCCCACCAGGCGTGACGATTATGAACGTTCGTCAGGCTCAACCGTTGGGTCTGGGGCATTCCATTTTATGCGCACGTCCTGTGATTGGCGACAACCCCTTTGTGGTGGTGCTGCCTGATATCATCATTGATGACGCGACGGCCGATCCGCTTCGCTATAATCTTGCGGCAATGGTAGCGCGTTTCAACGAAACGGGGCGCAGCCAGGTGCTGGCAAAACGCATGAAAGGCGACCTTTCAGAGTATTCCGTTATCCAGACCAAAGAACCTCTGGATAATGAGGGGAAAGTCAGCCGTATTGTTGAGTTCATTGAAAAGCCGGATCAACCGCAGACGCTGGACTCAGATCTGATGGCGGTAGGCCGCTATGTGTTGTCGGCAGATATCTGGGCAGAACTGGAAAGAACAGAACCCGGCGCCTGGGGCCGCATCCAGTTGACGGATGCAATTGCAGAACTGGCGAAAAAACAGTCTGTTGACGCCATGCTGATGACAGGCGATAGCTACGACTGCGGTAAGAAAATGGGCTATATGCAAGCGTTCGTTAAGTACGGGCTGCGCAACCTGAAGGAAGGGGCGAAGTTTCGGAAGGGAATTGAGGCGTTGCTTAACGAGTAAGCTAAGCCAGGATACTGTCATTAGAACCATAGACAGTTATCACTCGACAATAAGCTCGACTGTGGAAAGTTGATGCTTATTGCCGTTTTGTTTTGCACTTTAGTGTAAAATGATCAACAAACAACCCCTGCCAAACTCTTTCTTAGGGCAATCACAAACAACTGTCGTGAGGTTGTGTCTCACACGGAAACGGAAGTTGAGATTGATTTCAGAAGAGGTTGACTGGGGTATTAATTACATGGATTTTTGAATCCTTGTTTCTCAGTGTATTGGTAGCTGTAGAGCCAAGGGCGGTAGCGTGGACAGCATATCAAAAATTCGACGCGATTTTTAATTTTGTCATCAAAAAAGATTTTTGTAGAAATGAAAAAAATAGCAATAATGTCCTTTTATGAGAGTAATTCAAGATATATACATCAACTATCAAAACAGATAAAAGAGGTGACTGGTAGAGATACTGTCCAGTTGTGTATGTATGCTTCTTCGACTAACTATTGCATCAAAAACTCATTAGAATATATTGATTTACCTGGAAATGTTCGTAAATATAAGTCAGAAAAAAATATTACAATACCTCGTCATTTTTATGAGTTTCATGTCTCTCTTTTCCCTGAATTAGAAAAATATTTTTTAGATATCTCTAGAAAATATTGGGATTTTTATGAGAATTATTTCCCATGGGAAGATTTCCACAGTGTGGTATTTATTGGAGATAAACGTTTATATTCTTCTATTGGTGGCTATTTTGCAAAATTAAAAGAGGTTCAAGTATTCTATTTTGAACCTGGCCCATATGGGACGATGATTTTTGATCCGAAAGGCGTCAATTGTAATATGAGCATCACTACTGCTAGTCTCGATATGATGCGGAATAATGTAAATGAAGATGAAATAGAATATTTATATAATAAATGCATTACATCTGTCAGTGAAAAGAAATTTTATGAAAAGAATATTGGTTCTTATTTCCGAAAGATAAAAGATGTCCTTCAAAGTGTCCCTCCATCTATTTTTAGGAAAGTATGTGCTGTCGAACTATATACAGGGGAGGGTTTTTGGGAGTCTATTCCTTATTTATTAGGACGTCTGCCATTTAAAAAGAATAGTAAAGCAAATAAGATTGATATAGAAAAACAAGGGAAATATATTTTTGTTGCGTTACAAGTGCCAAATGATGTCCAGATTATCTCAAATTGTAAATTATTTTCATCAATTGATGATATGTTAACTTCAGTTATTAAATCATTACCTGAGGGATATGATCTTATTGTTCGTGAACATCCAATGAATAAAGGGAGATATAATAAATCACTGTATAAGTTAATTAATGAAAATGTGAATGTACATATTGATAATAATACTCCAATTGATCATTTAATCGATAACTCTTCGTTAGTAATTGTAATAAACTCAACTGTAGGACTTGAGGCTGCTGTAAGAGGTGCTGCTGTATTAACACTTGGTGATATATATTATCCTCAAATAGTAAATAATCTAACATCTCGAGAATCGTTAAAAACTGAAATAGTTAAAGCCATCGATAATAAAGCTACCCAGGAAGAAGTGAAACTTTATATAGCTTATTTATTTAAAAACTATATGGTTAAAGATAATTATAAAAATAGCAATTATTATGATCTCAACAATGCGGTAGAAAAAATATGCTGCAGGTAATATTTTCACCAATTGGTTTTGCAGCATTCTCTGTTTTACAGATTTTTTTTGTTTCTATAATATCTTTCTTAAAAAGAAGCAAGTTTTCCTTTTTTTTATTGGCTATTAACATAACACTTATTGGATTATATCTTGGTATAGCTAATCGTTGGGGATATGATTCTATTCACTATTATATACCTTTTTATGAGGGTGATACCTCCAGAAAGTTTGAGCCAGGATTTACTTTATTAGTCTATATATTGCGAACAATAGGTATACCATCTGAGTTATTTCCTGTAATAACAATATTAATTACAACATGGTTATCTTTTATAGCAATACTGAAGCTAACAAATGAATATGTACAGACAACTATAATTGCTTTTTGTCTGACAAGTATGATAAGTTTCATGTATCTCTATATGGGAGGAATGCGACAAGCTATCAGTTTTAGTTTTCTTCTTTTATCAATAGCATACCAATCAAGAAATGCATCGATTAAATCTTTTATCACTATTATTATAGCTATCAGTCTACATTTCTCTGCTTTAATATTTTTGGTTATGCCTATATGGAGACGACTTGATTTTCATAAAAAATATATAATTATTTTGCTATCACTTATTTTTGCTTTGGCATCAGAATATATTGTTGGTTTTGTGCTCAAAGCATTACCCCCGGGAAGTGTGTTTGCTAATAAAATAATTCGAGCATTTGAGTATTCAGATCGAAATAATGAACACGCCATATATATATATAAGTTTTTATATTCTTCAATATTTGTATTTATTCCTTTATTCTTATTGGATAAAACAATAAAAAATAAAAGCGCATCTCTTATTTTAGAATATGCTCTGTTAGCATATGTTTTCTCTGCCATCTTATTTTTCACCAAAGAATCATCGATCAGATATTTGTTTGTAGTAAATGTTTTTTTAATCCCTTTTTATATTATGAGTATAGAACACGTTTTTGTTAAAACTCAACGAAGGGTAATATTATTACTAATAGTTATTATTTTTATGCTTTATGGGGTTATATCACATAACTGGTTATCTGAATTAGTGACTCGATTTATCTAATGACTAGAAAAAAAACTAAGGCATTGTTTGCTGTTATCGCAGCGAGAGTAATTGGTGTATCCATTAGTTTTTTGATGAATATACTTGTTACTCGCTGGGTCAATGTAAATGAAGCCGGAATATTCTTCACCTCCTTCTCTATTATTATGTTGTGGGGACTTATCGGTACATCAGGGTTTTGTGATGCCATTCTTAGAATGCGACCGCAACTTATAGCCACAAGAAATTATATCCAGGCAAGTTCATTGGCATTGTTTGGAGCATTAATAATTATAGTTATATCATGTCTGTTATCAGGCGCTATATATCTTTTTCTGACTTACGGAGAGTCATTAAAGGTCTATGGTGCTTTATATATTTGTGCGAGCATCCCTCTTCTTTCCATGATCCAATATACGGGATATATATTTCAGACTAATGGGAGATCATTAT comes from the Citrobacter koseri ATCC BAA-895 genome and includes:
- the galF gene encoding UTP--glucose-1-phosphate uridylyltransferase GalF; amino-acid sequence: MINLKAVIPVAGLGMHMLPATKAIPKEMLPIVDKPMVQYIVDEIVAAGIKEIVLVTHASKNAVENHFDTSYELESLLEQRVKRQLLAEVQSICPPGVTIMNVRQAQPLGLGHSILCARPVIGDNPFVVVLPDIIIDDATADPLRYNLAAMVARFNETGRSQVLAKRMKGDLSEYSVIQTKEPLDNEGKVSRIVEFIEKPDQPQTLDSDLMAVGRYVLSADIWAELERTEPGAWGRIQLTDAIAELAKKQSVDAMLMTGDSYDCGKKMGYMQAFVKYGLRNLKEGAKFRKGIEALLNE
- a CDS encoding EpsG family protein translates to MLQVIFSPIGFAAFSVLQIFFVSIISFLKRSKFSFFLLAINITLIGLYLGIANRWGYDSIHYYIPFYEGDTSRKFEPGFTLLVYILRTIGIPSELFPVITILITTWLSFIAILKLTNEYVQTTIIAFCLTSMISFMYLYMGGMRQAISFSFLLLSIAYQSRNASIKSFITIIIAISLHFSALIFLVMPIWRRLDFHKKYIIILLSLIFALASEYIVGFVLKALPPGSVFANKIIRAFEYSDRNNEHAIYIYKFLYSSIFVFIPLFLLDKTIKNKSASLILEYALLAYVFSAILFFTKESSIRYLFVVNVFLIPFYIMSIEHVFVKTQRRVILLLIVIIFMLYGVISHNWLSELVTRFI